The Corvus moneduloides isolate bCorMon1 chromosome 5, bCorMon1.pri, whole genome shotgun sequence genome includes a region encoding these proteins:
- the LOC116443840 gene encoding laforin-like: MCMIPRGCCPPDHAISAEASRGCRASSARGERPERGDVSPPPRTSGASSGPRRRARTRARTRTRTRAGSVSRVSPAAPGPPAFLEGRRGGRSGGSGGGERRARAGLPRFAFSAGQRPLPCGHPPVPQAGEARSPLSAPGAGGSGRAALRAWISQPASTAGTRAFPLDSSAPP; this comes from the exons ATGTGTATGATCCCGCGTGGCTGCTGCCCCCCGGATCACGCCATCTCTGCAGAAGCCTCGCGTGGGTGTCGCGCCTCGAGCGCCCGTGGGGAGCGCCCCGAGCGCGGGGATGTGTCTCCCCCACCCCGTACCTCCGGGGCTTCCTCCGGCCCGCGGAGGCGAGCACGGACACGGgcacggacacggacacggacacgggcGGGCTCGGTCTCCCGGGTTTCGCCCGCTGCGCCCGGGCCGCCCGCGTTCCTCgaaggcaggagaggtggcCGTTCCGGGGGCTCCGGCGGCGGGGAGAGAAGGGCTAGAGCCGGGCTGCCCCGGTTCGCGTTCAGTGCCGGGCAGCGGCCGCTTCCCTGTGGGCATCCACCGGTCCCCCAGGCAGGAGAGGCACGATCTCCGCTGTCCGCGCCTGGAGCTGGCGGCAGCGGACGGGCAG CCTTACGGGCGTGGATCTCTCAACCAGCATCGACAGCCGGTACCAGAGCGTTTCCCTTGgattcctctgctcctccctga